In Argiope bruennichi chromosome 4, qqArgBrue1.1, whole genome shotgun sequence, a single window of DNA contains:
- the LOC129965588 gene encoding lipoma-preferred partner homolog isoform X3 yields MASNPEMLVREMGHLQISNYSPQQYSPSNKKVAPVVPPKPKSDMYATVASKSNGMYHASIHSSPHSATTVHSTDFESNAFSLGDPIYSNYHPDDDLPPPPPPPPQQVSYSPPSSQHYPPPPPDTVPAPSSPANSTYGTQAGYSSYRPNSSVSSYDTSSIYEPITPRPPSQMSNRSNYSMGSGSTSLYSSYYPASGRGKGSAGRPTGKEAEVDRLTDLMVQSMENSSDPEFYEEEEEEEIPVIGMCYKCGEKVFGEGSGCTAMEHVYHISCFTCHICHKELRGKPFYAKDGKPFCEDDYLNTLEKCCVCGGRILDRILRATGKPYHPNCFTCVVCGKCLDGIPFTVDATNQIYCIDDFHKKFAPRCCVCQQPIMPEHGKEETVRVVALDRSFHVQCYRCEDCGLQLSSEAEGSCYPLDDHILCRSCNAKRVQALTSCMTTEL; encoded by the exons ATGGCTTCTAATCCCGAGATGCTCGTGCGAGAGATGGGTCATTTACAGATATCCAATTATTCCCCACAGCAGTACTCGCCTAGCAATAAAAAAGTTGCTCCTGTTGTACCACCTAAACCGAAATCGGATATGTACGCAACTGTAGCATCTAAATCGAATGGAATGTATCATGCTTCTATTCATTCATCTCCTCACTCAGCTACTACTGTGCACAGTACTG attttgaatcaaatgcttTTTCCTTAGGGGATCCCATTTACAGTAATTATCATCCTGATGATGATTTACCTCCCCCTCCACCGCCACCTCCTCAACAAGTATCTTATTCACCACCTTCATCACAACATTATCCTCCACCTCCTCCTGATACAGTTCCTGCACCTTCTTCGCCAGCAAATTCAACTTATGGAACTCAAGCTGGCTATTCTTCCTATAGACCTAATTCATCAGTG AGTTCTTATGACACCAGTTCTATTTATGAACCTATCACTCCTCGACCACCCAGTCAAATGAGTAATCGCTCTAATTACAGCATGGGCAGTGGTAGTACTTCTTTATATTCCTCTTACTATCCAGCTTCTGGACGAGGAAAGGGATCTGCTGGGCGACCTACAGGCAAAGAAGCAGAAGTCGATCGTCTTACAGATCTTATGGTTCAAAGCATGGAAAATTCAAGTGATCCTGAATTTTATg AGGAGGAGGAAGAAGAAGAGATACCAGTAATTG GCATGTGTTACAAATGTGGTGAAAAAGTATTTGGAGAAGGAAGTGGATGTACTGCTATGGAGCATGTTTACCACATATCTTGCTTTACTTGTCACATATGTC ATAAGGAATTAAGAGGCAAACCCTTCTATGCTAAAGATGGGAAACCCTTCTGTGAAGATGATTATTtg AACACATTAGAAAAATGTTGTGTATGCGGTGGAAGAATCCTTGATCGA ATTTTAAGAGCCACTGGAAAACCATATCATCCTAACTGTTTTACCTGTGTTGTTTGCGGAAAGTGCTTAGATGGTATTCCATTTACTGTAGATgcaacaaatcaaatttattgcaTTGATGACTTTCATAA aaaatttgctCCTCGTTGCTGCGTCTGCCAACAGCCAATTATGCCTGAGCATGGAAAAGAAGAAACTGTTCGAGTTGTTGCATTAGATCGTAGCTTTCATGTACAGTGTTATAGATGTGAG GATTGTGGTTTGCAGTTATCTTCAGAAGCTGAAGGCAGTTGCTATCCTTTGGATGATCACATACTTTGTCGCAGCTGCAACGCAAAAAGAGTGCAAGCTCTCACCTCCTGTATGACAACTGAATTGTAG
- the LOC129965588 gene encoding lipoma-preferred partner homolog isoform X2 → MINMNFRHRAMASNPEMLVREMGHLQISNYSPQQYSPSNKKVAPVVPPKPKSDMYATVASKSNGMYHASIHSSPHSATTVHSTGDPIYSNYHPDDDLPPPPPPPPQQVSYSPPSSQHYPPPPPDTVPAPSSPANSTYGTQAGYSSYRPNSSVSSYDTSSIYEPITPRPPSQMSNRSNYSMGSGSTSLYSSYYPASGRGKGSAGRPTGKEAEVDRLTDLMVQSMENSSDPEFYEEEEEEEIPVIGMCYKCGEKVFGEGSGCTAMEHVYHISCFTCHICHKELRGKPFYAKDGKPFCEDDYLNTLEKCCVCGGRILDRILRATGKPYHPNCFTCVVCGKCLDGIPFTVDATNQIYCIDDFHKKFAPRCCVCQQPIMPEHGKEETVRVVALDRSFHVQCYRCEDCGLQLSSEAEGSCYPLDDHILCRSCNAKRVQALTSCMTTEL, encoded by the exons ACATAGAGCGATGGCTTCTAATCCCGAGATGCTCGTGCGAGAGATGGGTCATTTACAGATATCCAATTATTCCCCACAGCAGTACTCGCCTAGCAATAAAAAAGTTGCTCCTGTTGTACCACCTAAACCGAAATCGGATATGTACGCAACTGTAGCATCTAAATCGAATGGAATGTATCATGCTTCTATTCATTCATCTCCTCACTCAGCTACTACTGTGCACAGTACTG GGGATCCCATTTACAGTAATTATCATCCTGATGATGATTTACCTCCCCCTCCACCGCCACCTCCTCAACAAGTATCTTATTCACCACCTTCATCACAACATTATCCTCCACCTCCTCCTGATACAGTTCCTGCACCTTCTTCGCCAGCAAATTCAACTTATGGAACTCAAGCTGGCTATTCTTCCTATAGACCTAATTCATCAGTG AGTTCTTATGACACCAGTTCTATTTATGAACCTATCACTCCTCGACCACCCAGTCAAATGAGTAATCGCTCTAATTACAGCATGGGCAGTGGTAGTACTTCTTTATATTCCTCTTACTATCCAGCTTCTGGACGAGGAAAGGGATCTGCTGGGCGACCTACAGGCAAAGAAGCAGAAGTCGATCGTCTTACAGATCTTATGGTTCAAAGCATGGAAAATTCAAGTGATCCTGAATTTTATg AGGAGGAGGAAGAAGAAGAGATACCAGTAATTG GCATGTGTTACAAATGTGGTGAAAAAGTATTTGGAGAAGGAAGTGGATGTACTGCTATGGAGCATGTTTACCACATATCTTGCTTTACTTGTCACATATGTC ATAAGGAATTAAGAGGCAAACCCTTCTATGCTAAAGATGGGAAACCCTTCTGTGAAGATGATTATTtg AACACATTAGAAAAATGTTGTGTATGCGGTGGAAGAATCCTTGATCGA ATTTTAAGAGCCACTGGAAAACCATATCATCCTAACTGTTTTACCTGTGTTGTTTGCGGAAAGTGCTTAGATGGTATTCCATTTACTGTAGATgcaacaaatcaaatttattgcaTTGATGACTTTCATAA aaaatttgctCCTCGTTGCTGCGTCTGCCAACAGCCAATTATGCCTGAGCATGGAAAAGAAGAAACTGTTCGAGTTGTTGCATTAGATCGTAGCTTTCATGTACAGTGTTATAGATGTGAG GATTGTGGTTTGCAGTTATCTTCAGAAGCTGAAGGCAGTTGCTATCCTTTGGATGATCACATACTTTGTCGCAGCTGCAACGCAAAAAGAGTGCAAGCTCTCACCTCCTGTATGACAACTGAATTGTAG
- the LOC129965588 gene encoding lipoma-preferred partner homolog isoform X1 yields MINMNFRHRAMASNPEMLVREMGHLQISNYSPQQYSPSNKKVAPVVPPKPKSDMYATVASKSNGMYHASIHSSPHSATTVHSTDFESNAFSLGDPIYSNYHPDDDLPPPPPPPPQQVSYSPPSSQHYPPPPPDTVPAPSSPANSTYGTQAGYSSYRPNSSVSSYDTSSIYEPITPRPPSQMSNRSNYSMGSGSTSLYSSYYPASGRGKGSAGRPTGKEAEVDRLTDLMVQSMENSSDPEFYEEEEEEEIPVIGMCYKCGEKVFGEGSGCTAMEHVYHISCFTCHICHKELRGKPFYAKDGKPFCEDDYLNTLEKCCVCGGRILDRILRATGKPYHPNCFTCVVCGKCLDGIPFTVDATNQIYCIDDFHKKFAPRCCVCQQPIMPEHGKEETVRVVALDRSFHVQCYRCEDCGLQLSSEAEGSCYPLDDHILCRSCNAKRVQALTSCMTTEL; encoded by the exons ACATAGAGCGATGGCTTCTAATCCCGAGATGCTCGTGCGAGAGATGGGTCATTTACAGATATCCAATTATTCCCCACAGCAGTACTCGCCTAGCAATAAAAAAGTTGCTCCTGTTGTACCACCTAAACCGAAATCGGATATGTACGCAACTGTAGCATCTAAATCGAATGGAATGTATCATGCTTCTATTCATTCATCTCCTCACTCAGCTACTACTGTGCACAGTACTG attttgaatcaaatgcttTTTCCTTAGGGGATCCCATTTACAGTAATTATCATCCTGATGATGATTTACCTCCCCCTCCACCGCCACCTCCTCAACAAGTATCTTATTCACCACCTTCATCACAACATTATCCTCCACCTCCTCCTGATACAGTTCCTGCACCTTCTTCGCCAGCAAATTCAACTTATGGAACTCAAGCTGGCTATTCTTCCTATAGACCTAATTCATCAGTG AGTTCTTATGACACCAGTTCTATTTATGAACCTATCACTCCTCGACCACCCAGTCAAATGAGTAATCGCTCTAATTACAGCATGGGCAGTGGTAGTACTTCTTTATATTCCTCTTACTATCCAGCTTCTGGACGAGGAAAGGGATCTGCTGGGCGACCTACAGGCAAAGAAGCAGAAGTCGATCGTCTTACAGATCTTATGGTTCAAAGCATGGAAAATTCAAGTGATCCTGAATTTTATg AGGAGGAGGAAGAAGAAGAGATACCAGTAATTG GCATGTGTTACAAATGTGGTGAAAAAGTATTTGGAGAAGGAAGTGGATGTACTGCTATGGAGCATGTTTACCACATATCTTGCTTTACTTGTCACATATGTC ATAAGGAATTAAGAGGCAAACCCTTCTATGCTAAAGATGGGAAACCCTTCTGTGAAGATGATTATTtg AACACATTAGAAAAATGTTGTGTATGCGGTGGAAGAATCCTTGATCGA ATTTTAAGAGCCACTGGAAAACCATATCATCCTAACTGTTTTACCTGTGTTGTTTGCGGAAAGTGCTTAGATGGTATTCCATTTACTGTAGATgcaacaaatcaaatttattgcaTTGATGACTTTCATAA aaaatttgctCCTCGTTGCTGCGTCTGCCAACAGCCAATTATGCCTGAGCATGGAAAAGAAGAAACTGTTCGAGTTGTTGCATTAGATCGTAGCTTTCATGTACAGTGTTATAGATGTGAG GATTGTGGTTTGCAGTTATCTTCAGAAGCTGAAGGCAGTTGCTATCCTTTGGATGATCACATACTTTGTCGCAGCTGCAACGCAAAAAGAGTGCAAGCTCTCACCTCCTGTATGACAACTGAATTGTAG
- the LOC129965588 gene encoding lipoma-preferred partner homolog isoform X4, translating into MINMNFRHRAMASNPEMLVREMGHLQISNYSPQQYSPSNKKVAPVVPPKPKSDMYATVASKSNGMYHASIHSSPHSATTVHSTDFESNAFSLGDPIYSNYHPDDDLPPPPPPPPQQVSYSPPSSQHYPPPPPDTVPAPSSPANSTYGTQAGYSSYRPNSSVSSYDTSSIYEPITPRPPSQMSNRSNYSMGSGSTSLYSSYYPASGRGKGSAGRPTGKEAEVDRLTDLMVQSMENSSDPEFYGMCYKCGEKVFGEGSGCTAMEHVYHISCFTCHICHKELRGKPFYAKDGKPFCEDDYLNTLEKCCVCGGRILDRILRATGKPYHPNCFTCVVCGKCLDGIPFTVDATNQIYCIDDFHKKFAPRCCVCQQPIMPEHGKEETVRVVALDRSFHVQCYRCEDCGLQLSSEAEGSCYPLDDHILCRSCNAKRVQALTSCMTTEL; encoded by the exons ACATAGAGCGATGGCTTCTAATCCCGAGATGCTCGTGCGAGAGATGGGTCATTTACAGATATCCAATTATTCCCCACAGCAGTACTCGCCTAGCAATAAAAAAGTTGCTCCTGTTGTACCACCTAAACCGAAATCGGATATGTACGCAACTGTAGCATCTAAATCGAATGGAATGTATCATGCTTCTATTCATTCATCTCCTCACTCAGCTACTACTGTGCACAGTACTG attttgaatcaaatgcttTTTCCTTAGGGGATCCCATTTACAGTAATTATCATCCTGATGATGATTTACCTCCCCCTCCACCGCCACCTCCTCAACAAGTATCTTATTCACCACCTTCATCACAACATTATCCTCCACCTCCTCCTGATACAGTTCCTGCACCTTCTTCGCCAGCAAATTCAACTTATGGAACTCAAGCTGGCTATTCTTCCTATAGACCTAATTCATCAGTG AGTTCTTATGACACCAGTTCTATTTATGAACCTATCACTCCTCGACCACCCAGTCAAATGAGTAATCGCTCTAATTACAGCATGGGCAGTGGTAGTACTTCTTTATATTCCTCTTACTATCCAGCTTCTGGACGAGGAAAGGGATCTGCTGGGCGACCTACAGGCAAAGAAGCAGAAGTCGATCGTCTTACAGATCTTATGGTTCAAAGCATGGAAAATTCAAGTGATCCTGAATTTTATg GCATGTGTTACAAATGTGGTGAAAAAGTATTTGGAGAAGGAAGTGGATGTACTGCTATGGAGCATGTTTACCACATATCTTGCTTTACTTGTCACATATGTC ATAAGGAATTAAGAGGCAAACCCTTCTATGCTAAAGATGGGAAACCCTTCTGTGAAGATGATTATTtg AACACATTAGAAAAATGTTGTGTATGCGGTGGAAGAATCCTTGATCGA ATTTTAAGAGCCACTGGAAAACCATATCATCCTAACTGTTTTACCTGTGTTGTTTGCGGAAAGTGCTTAGATGGTATTCCATTTACTGTAGATgcaacaaatcaaatttattgcaTTGATGACTTTCATAA aaaatttgctCCTCGTTGCTGCGTCTGCCAACAGCCAATTATGCCTGAGCATGGAAAAGAAGAAACTGTTCGAGTTGTTGCATTAGATCGTAGCTTTCATGTACAGTGTTATAGATGTGAG GATTGTGGTTTGCAGTTATCTTCAGAAGCTGAAGGCAGTTGCTATCCTTTGGATGATCACATACTTTGTCGCAGCTGCAACGCAAAAAGAGTGCAAGCTCTCACCTCCTGTATGACAACTGAATTGTAG